From Lysinibacillus sp. SGAir0095, the proteins below share one genomic window:
- a CDS encoding DUF1129 family protein yields the protein MQMTVKELVRQNNDKRKSLTPENQEYYENMLVYIRTNALKSERAVEEVLLEMLDHLLEAQREGKKAEDVFGKSPKELAEEIIQTLPKESFKETVDFVLEMVFTLFGWYLVVGGIIPLISGEDQTIHLGSLLLSGILLIASVVTLLFFLFGILKKTAFEDKKGKSKVNWYLGFLFVLFFIGGVGANFVLEPFGPAFTISYLLQFGLGCFFILAAFLFKKLRESK from the coding sequence ATGCAAATGACAGTTAAGGAACTAGTTAGGCAAAATAATGATAAGAGGAAAAGCCTAACCCCAGAAAATCAAGAGTATTACGAGAATATGCTTGTTTATATTCGGACAAATGCATTAAAAAGTGAACGAGCGGTAGAGGAAGTACTACTTGAAATGTTGGATCATTTATTAGAGGCGCAAAGAGAAGGGAAAAAAGCAGAGGATGTCTTTGGTAAATCACCAAAAGAATTGGCAGAAGAGATTATTCAAACTCTTCCAAAAGAATCATTTAAAGAAACAGTTGATTTTGTACTTGAAATGGTATTTACATTATTCGGTTGGTACTTAGTTGTTGGTGGAATCATCCCATTAATATCAGGGGAGGATCAAACCATCCATCTTGGATCATTACTGCTGTCGGGCATCCTACTAATCGCTAGTGTTGTGACATTGCTATTCTTTTTATTTGGTATCCTTAAAAAAACTGCGTTTGAGGATAAAAAAGGGAAAAGTAAGGTTAATTGGTATCTTGGATTCCTCTTTGTTCTTTTTTTCATAGGAGGAGTTGGTGCAAATTTTGTTTTAGAGCCATTTGGTCCAGCTTTTACAATTTCCTACCTACTTCAGTTCGGTCTGGGCTGCTTCTTTATACTCGCTGCCTTTTTGTTTAAAAAATTAAGAGAATCGAAGTAA
- a CDS encoding DUF4430 domain-containing protein: MGRKGFLFVIIFLFSYLLAACNIETVSEHEKLEVDEQSIQNEQEEKSNKIERQKNLEIAQGEKELTKENLIENTVVETTAPVEQNKETKTEEKSKTTSTTQKLKEQNPSKSESKHPEKTVGTKEDSKTATQTEKPNTNQPSTQPKPKPNEEIESSPKRYVTIGIYVKTLLNNWELLEAPLQSEKYVPSNGVILKASKYELLSEKETVWDVLLRATKEHSIQLEYQGANENIYNSVYVEGINHLYEFSAGELSGWMYSVNGVFPNFGCSQYVLKDGDVIEWHYTVDLGRDLGHDWNGSK, translated from the coding sequence ATGGGGCGCAAAGGTTTTTTGTTTGTAATTATATTTCTCTTTAGTTATTTGTTGGCTGCATGCAATATAGAGACGGTTAGTGAGCACGAAAAACTTGAGGTAGATGAACAAAGTATACAAAATGAGCAGGAAGAAAAGAGTAATAAAATTGAACGGCAAAAGAACCTTGAAATCGCACAGGGTGAAAAAGAGCTCACTAAAGAAAATTTAATTGAAAATACCGTTGTAGAAACTACTGCACCAGTTGAACAAAATAAAGAAACGAAAACGGAAGAGAAATCAAAAACTACTTCTACAACTCAAAAATTAAAAGAGCAAAATCCGTCGAAATCAGAATCGAAACATCCTGAAAAAACTGTCGGAACAAAAGAAGATAGCAAAACTGCAACCCAAACCGAAAAACCGAATACCAATCAACCATCTACCCAACCTAAACCAAAACCAAATGAAGAGATAGAGTCTAGTCCTAAACGGTATGTAACTATTGGCATCTATGTAAAAACATTATTAAATAATTGGGAATTACTAGAGGCGCCGTTACAAAGTGAAAAATACGTCCCAAGTAATGGAGTGATTTTGAAAGCTTCGAAGTATGAATTGCTTAGTGAAAAGGAAACGGTTTGGGATGTGCTACTTCGAGCTACGAAGGAACATAGCATTCAACTAGAGTATCAGGGTGCCAACGAAAATATTTACAACAGTGTATACGTTGAAGGTATTAACCATCTTTACGAATTTAGTGCAGGTGAACTAAGTGGATGGATGTATAGTGTTAATGGTGTCTTTCCGAACTTTGGCTGCAGCCAATATGTGCTGAAGGATGGCGATGTCATTGAATGGCACTATACGGTGGATTTAGGCAGGGATTTAGGACATGACTGGAATGGTAGCAAATGA
- a CDS encoding enoyl-ACP reductase codes for MKDKNIVVMGVANERSIAWGIAKKLLEVGANVIFTYRKERSKGKIEKVLENYTDYKTAVIECDVNSDESIATAFAQIGEQFGVIHGIVHSVAFAHAEDLKNRFVETTREGYAFAQDTSAYSLVAVANAARPFMTEGGSIVTMSYLGGQRVLDGYNVMGVAKAALEAAMRYLAADLGAEGIRVNAISAGAIRTLAAKGVPSFNQILHKIEEQSPLKRNTNQDEVADMTLVMLSALSRGVTGETIYVDCGYNIIG; via the coding sequence ATGAAGGACAAAAATATTGTTGTAATGGGCGTTGCCAATGAACGAAGCATTGCATGGGGAATTGCAAAAAAACTTTTAGAGGTTGGTGCTAACGTAATCTTCACTTACCGAAAAGAACGTTCCAAAGGAAAAATTGAAAAAGTACTTGAAAATTATACAGACTATAAAACTGCTGTTATCGAATGTGACGTTAATAGTGATGAAAGTATCGCAACAGCATTCGCACAAATCGGTGAACAGTTTGGTGTTATTCACGGAATTGTGCACTCTGTTGCATTTGCTCACGCAGAAGACTTAAAAAATCGCTTTGTGGAAACAACTCGAGAAGGCTATGCATTTGCTCAGGATACAAGTGCTTACTCATTAGTTGCTGTTGCCAATGCAGCTCGTCCATTTATGACAGAAGGTGGCTCGATTGTCACAATGAGTTACTTAGGCGGCCAACGTGTCCTTGACGGATATAATGTGATGGGTGTTGCAAAAGCAGCTCTTGAAGCGGCAATGCGCTACCTAGCAGCAGATTTAGGTGCTGAAGGAATTCGTGTAAATGCGATTTCAGCAGGGGCAATCCGAACTTTAGCGGCAAAGGGTGTACCAAGCTTCAACCAAATCCTTCATAAAATTGAAGAACAATCACCATTAAAACGCAATACAAACCAAGATGAAGTAGCAGATATGACTCTCGTAATGCTAAGCGCTCTATCTCGTGGTGTAACTGGCGAAACTATCTATGTGGATTGCGGTTATAATATTATTGGTTAA
- a CDS encoding PadR family transcriptional regulator, whose product MSIRSQLLKGILDGCVLAIIEKEEIYGYELSQKLQQYGLKDISEGTIYPVLLRLQKSNWIVGTMRPSDSGPNRKYYSLTKEGKDNLDLIRQEWDSLSTPITNILRGDEDANDS is encoded by the coding sequence TTGTCCATTCGAAGCCAGCTATTAAAAGGAATATTAGATGGATGTGTCTTAGCAATTATTGAAAAAGAAGAGATTTATGGGTATGAGTTATCACAGAAATTACAGCAATATGGCTTAAAGGATATTAGTGAAGGAACGATATACCCCGTCCTATTACGCTTACAAAAAAGCAATTGGATTGTAGGAACAATGCGGCCGTCCGATAGTGGACCTAACAGAAAATATTATTCCTTAACCAAAGAGGGGAAAGACAATTTGGATTTAATAAGACAGGAATGGGATTCATTGAGCACGCCAATTACAAATATATTAAGAGGTGATGAGGATGCAAATGACAGTTAA
- a CDS encoding energy-coupling factor transporter transmembrane component T, with the protein MKAFESYHPSVIFYYFVVVICMTMFFMHPVYLVCTFLAALCLRALWFKGHFLRSSWYFIPLFFAMAIVNPLISHNGQLVILYVNNNPITIEAIAYGIAIALMIVAVLFWFSCYNEAMTSDKFLYLFAKISPVFALTISITMRLIPRFKHQLRVIAQAQKTIGMDYTVGTPWHRVKVVIRILSILVTWALENSIETADSMKARGYGLKNRTTFSIFILEKRDLFMIGWLTILLIICVYGVLRGYTMFYYYPTFTEISWSADYIFFYSVYAILLSIPIVTNVKGDIKWHYLQSRI; encoded by the coding sequence ATGAAGGCATTTGAATCCTATCATCCTAGTGTAATTTTTTATTATTTTGTAGTGGTCATTTGCATGACGATGTTTTTTATGCATCCAGTCTATTTGGTTTGTACTTTTTTAGCTGCGTTGTGTTTAAGAGCGCTGTGGTTTAAAGGACATTTTTTGCGATCTAGTTGGTATTTTATTCCTTTATTTTTCGCCATGGCTATTGTAAATCCTCTTATTAGCCATAATGGTCAGTTAGTGATTTTATATGTTAATAACAATCCAATTACTATAGAAGCAATTGCCTATGGGATTGCGATAGCATTGATGATTGTAGCTGTTTTATTTTGGTTTAGTTGCTATAACGAAGCTATGACCTCCGATAAGTTTTTATATTTATTTGCAAAGATATCACCGGTTTTCGCTTTAACTATTTCTATTACAATGCGGTTAATACCGCGATTTAAGCATCAATTACGAGTTATTGCACAAGCACAAAAAACAATTGGAATGGACTATACGGTCGGTACACCGTGGCATCGTGTAAAAGTCGTTATAAGAATTCTTTCTATATTAGTAACATGGGCATTGGAAAATTCAATAGAGACTGCAGATTCTATGAAGGCAAGAGGCTATGGTTTGAAGAATCGTACTACATTTTCCATATTCATACTAGAAAAGCGAGATTTATTTATGATTGGTTGGCTGACGATATTATTGATAATTTGTGTGTATGGCGTATTAAGAGGCTATACAATGTTTTATTACTATCCTACTTTTACAGAAATCAGTTGGTCTGCTGATTACATTTTCTTTTACTCTGTATATGCAATCCTATTGTCCATACCAATCGTAACGAATGTGAAAGGGGACATCAAATGGCACTACTTACAATCAAGAATTTAA
- a CDS encoding ECF transporter S component yields MQSNKRYDLRKICNIIIIFIIMPLVIYSGVTFLGDRKYYFISIILAMLSCLPFFLRYEKKKPQPREIMTIAVMAAISVAGRILFAVIPGFKPVAAITAITGIYLGAEAGFLTGALSAIVSNIFFGQGPWTPFQMFIWGLIGYVAGLLGKTGKMESKLSLTIFGVIAGILYSFGMDVWSVISISGLFSIEAYVTALSTAIPFTIMYAISNVIFLLLLTKPIGEKLKRIKVKYNILNN; encoded by the coding sequence ATGCAATCAAACAAGCGTTATGACCTAAGAAAAATATGTAATATCATTATAATTTTCATTATTATGCCATTAGTAATTTATAGTGGAGTAACTTTTTTAGGAGATAGGAAATATTATTTTATATCAATCATCTTGGCGATGCTTTCGTGCTTGCCGTTTTTCCTTCGCTATGAGAAGAAAAAGCCTCAGCCTCGTGAAATCATGACAATTGCAGTAATGGCAGCGATATCAGTGGCGGGTCGTATTCTATTTGCTGTGATTCCTGGTTTTAAGCCAGTTGCAGCTATTACAGCAATTACAGGAATTTATTTGGGAGCGGAAGCAGGTTTTTTAACAGGTGCTTTATCGGCTATTGTATCGAATATATTTTTTGGACAAGGACCATGGACTCCATTTCAAATGTTTATATGGGGTCTTATTGGTTATGTAGCCGGGTTATTGGGTAAAACAGGAAAAATGGAAAGTAAACTATCATTAACTATATTTGGAGTGATAGCTGGCATCCTTTATTCTTTTGGAATGGATGTGTGGAGTGTCATTTCAATATCAGGGTTATTTTCAATTGAAGCCTATGTTACTGCCTTGAGCACGGCAATTCCATTTACGATAATGTATGCCATCTCGAATGTGATATTTTTACTTTTACTTACCAAACCAATAGGCGAGAAGTTGAAGAGAATTAAGGTAAAATACAATATATTGAATAACTAA
- a CDS encoding S-layer homology domain-containing protein gives MHVLKYRIIRFFLLISLIFSISVTQADAANITSENAYDSAAKYMVKTLPDPTFGNEWFILALARGDYQVPSNYYDTYYNNLVHDIKAMKGVLHSRKYTEYSRVILALSAIGKDAQNVGGYNLVEKLYDFDNVVWQGINGPVFALIALDSWGYSIPETASNSREKMIDYILSKQLDDGGFALSGTSSDPDITAMVIQALSTYRDQPRIKQVVDEAIQTLANIQGADGSYESWEVKNSESVAQVLVALTSMGINPDGDERFKKIITQLLNFYNGTDGGFKHVLDKSSDGMATEQASYALASYHRLLSKKTKLYDMSDTKQSSTKRFIDTKNHWARSFIDEASTIGLISGYPDNTFKPNNTITRLQAISIISRIIGLEGTKVGPYNDTTKLDLATQKRIGAAYEAGIITSSQNGQLRPNEKLTRVELAQMLGRAFKYEKGFAYNPEKLAPYNDIQRFNEETKNAITLLYDYKIATGSNGSFNPSQYTTRGQACVIFVNFYKQFNR, from the coding sequence TTGCATGTTTTGAAGTATAGGATAATTCGATTTTTTCTGTTAATTTCATTGATTTTTAGTATTTCTGTAACCCAAGCCGATGCTGCCAATATTACATCTGAAAACGCATATGATAGTGCAGCAAAATATATGGTAAAGACACTACCGGATCCAACGTTTGGGAATGAATGGTTTATTCTTGCTTTGGCAAGAGGTGATTATCAAGTTCCATCCAATTACTATGATACGTACTACAATAATTTAGTCCATGACATTAAAGCGATGAAGGGTGTGCTTCATAGCCGAAAATATACAGAGTATTCTCGGGTTATTTTAGCCTTATCTGCTATAGGTAAAGATGCGCAAAATGTAGGTGGCTATAACTTAGTCGAGAAATTATATGATTTTGATAATGTCGTTTGGCAAGGAATTAATGGACCCGTTTTTGCCTTAATAGCCCTTGATAGTTGGGGGTATTCAATTCCTGAAACAGCTTCGAATAGTAGAGAAAAGATGATTGATTATATTTTAAGTAAACAATTGGATGATGGCGGTTTTGCTTTATCGGGTACTTCTTCAGACCCAGATATAACAGCCATGGTGATACAGGCGTTATCAACATATAGAGATCAACCAAGAATAAAGCAAGTAGTAGATGAAGCAATTCAAACACTTGCTAATATACAGGGCGCAGATGGCAGTTATGAAAGCTGGGAAGTGAAGAATTCCGAAAGTGTGGCACAAGTCCTTGTTGCATTAACGAGTATGGGGATAAATCCAGATGGGGATGAACGGTTTAAAAAAATCATTACTCAACTTTTAAACTTTTATAATGGAACGGACGGAGGCTTTAAACATGTTTTAGATAAATCTTCAGATGGTATGGCTACGGAACAGGCAAGTTATGCTTTAGCCTCTTACCATCGACTATTATCAAAGAAAACGAAATTATACGATATGTCGGATACGAAACAAAGCAGTACTAAGCGTTTTATAGATACCAAAAACCATTGGGCTCGAAGTTTTATAGATGAAGCATCAACTATTGGCTTAATTAGTGGTTATCCAGATAATACGTTCAAACCGAATAATACGATTACTCGGCTTCAAGCAATCTCCATAATCTCACGTATCATAGGCCTGGAAGGTACAAAAGTAGGACCTTATAATGATACGACTAAATTAGATTTAGCAACTCAAAAAAGAATTGGGGCAGCTTATGAAGCTGGTATTATTACAAGCTCTCAAAATGGCCAGTTAAGACCGAATGAAAAATTAACAAGAGTTGAGTTGGCGCAAATGTTAGGTAGAGCATTTAAATACGAAAAGGGCTTCGCATATAACCCTGAGAAACTGGCTCCATACAATGATATTCAAAGATTTAATGAGGAAACAAAAAATGCGATTACCTTACTATATGATTATAAAATTGCCACTGGTTCAAATGGTTCCTTTAATCCTTCCCAATATACTACACGTGGTCAAGCTTGTGTAATATTCGTCAATTTTTATAAACAGTTTAATAGATAG
- a CDS encoding ABC transporter ATP-binding protein, whose product MALLTIKNLSFRYPGEENDALQSINLEIEEGELVVLIGQSGCGKSTLIKQLKREIAPHGNLTGDLLYKNRSMDELDQRVTASEIGYVSQNPDNQIVTDKVWHELAFGLENIGLDKSTIRRRVAEMANFLGIQTWYRQKTVNLSGGQKQLLNLAAITVMQPKVLLLDEPTSQLDPIAASEFLGMLRKLNEELGLTIILVEHRLEDVLPIASRVVVMDEGSIIYNGAPINLLDGLPTYHPMLSALPSAMRIFSAMGQKGAAPLTIREGRRWLLNQGFQNGELEENESAQNKKVLLEAKDVAFRYQKDGEDILHYFNLQVFTGEFMSVIGGNGTGKSTALKVLSSLLKPYQGQVFLRGKKIAKFSNVELYRNQLAVLPQNPVVLFVEKTVKKELQVMADVTKTSSKLDAIINLFELDKLLHRHPYDLSGGEQQKVALAKLLLLEPQMLMLDEPTKGLDAHAKESLGSTLQALQQKGITILMVTHDIEFSAKFSDRCSLLFDGQIITTDIPRKFYSGNSFYTTAAHRLSKNLFRNAITCEDVVKLCNQTSVMT is encoded by the coding sequence ATGGCACTACTTACAATCAAGAATTTAAGCTTTCGTTATCCAGGAGAAGAGAATGACGCTCTTCAATCTATTAATTTAGAGATTGAAGAAGGAGAATTGGTCGTACTTATTGGTCAATCTGGGTGTGGTAAAAGTACATTAATCAAACAACTAAAGCGAGAGATAGCACCACATGGAAATTTGACTGGTGATCTTCTATACAAGAATAGATCTATGGATGAATTAGACCAGCGCGTAACAGCTTCAGAAATTGGTTATGTATCACAAAACCCAGATAATCAAATTGTGACAGATAAAGTATGGCATGAGCTTGCATTCGGGTTGGAGAATATTGGTTTGGATAAATCTACTATTCGCAGACGAGTGGCTGAAATGGCGAATTTTTTAGGGATTCAAACATGGTACCGCCAAAAAACAGTCAATCTTTCAGGCGGTCAAAAACAGCTGCTAAATTTAGCCGCTATAACGGTGATGCAACCAAAAGTCTTATTACTTGATGAACCGACATCCCAATTAGATCCGATAGCTGCCAGTGAATTTCTGGGAATGCTTAGAAAATTGAATGAAGAGCTGGGATTAACAATTATCTTAGTAGAGCATCGTTTAGAGGATGTACTTCCAATTGCAAGTAGAGTAGTTGTTATGGATGAAGGCTCAATAATCTACAATGGCGCACCAATAAATTTATTAGATGGTTTACCTACTTACCATCCGATGTTGTCAGCCCTGCCTTCTGCCATGCGAATTTTTTCTGCCATGGGTCAGAAAGGAGCTGCCCCTTTGACCATTCGAGAAGGGCGACGTTGGCTTTTAAACCAAGGTTTTCAGAATGGAGAGCTAGAAGAAAATGAGAGCGCGCAAAATAAAAAAGTGTTGTTAGAAGCGAAAGATGTAGCCTTTCGCTATCAAAAAGATGGCGAGGATATATTGCATTACTTTAATTTGCAAGTGTTTACTGGTGAATTTATGTCAGTTATCGGCGGTAATGGAACAGGGAAGTCGACTGCATTGAAGGTGTTGTCGAGTTTATTAAAACCATATCAAGGACAAGTATTTCTTAGAGGCAAAAAAATTGCAAAATTTTCAAATGTAGAATTGTACAGAAATCAATTGGCTGTATTACCGCAAAATCCTGTTGTATTGTTCGTAGAAAAAACGGTCAAAAAAGAGTTGCAGGTAATGGCGGATGTTACTAAAACAAGCTCAAAATTGGATGCTATCATAAATTTATTTGAATTAGATAAACTTCTACACCGCCATCCATATGATTTGAGTGGAGGAGAGCAGCAAAAAGTGGCTTTAGCAAAGCTACTATTATTAGAACCGCAAATGTTAATGTTGGATGAACCAACGAAAGGATTGGATGCACATGCCAAAGAGTCTTTAGGAAGTACGCTACAAGCATTGCAACAAAAAGGAATAACTATATTAATGGTGACACATGATATTGAATTTTCAGCTAAGTTCAGTGATCGTTGTTCATTATTGTTTGATGGACAAATAATAACCACCGATATACCAAGAAAGTTCTATAGCGGGAATAGTTTCTATACTACAGCAGCTCACCGGTTATCCAAAAACTTGTTTCGAAATGCGATTACTTGTGAGGATGTGGTGAAGTTATGCAATCAAACAAGCGTTATGACCTAA